In the Anaerolineales bacterium genome, one interval contains:
- a CDS encoding cytochrome b N-terminal domain-containing protein, whose protein sequence is TGYLLPWDQKAFWATTVGTEIAGVAPIIGQTMLRILRGGPELSAVTLARFFGVHVWVLPATLTLLLLLHLYLVIRHGISAVPGRKE, encoded by the coding sequence ACAGGCTACCTGCTGCCCTGGGACCAGAAGGCATTCTGGGCGACAACGGTGGGAACTGAAATCGCCGGTGTGGCGCCGATCATCGGCCAGACCATGCTGCGGATTCTGCGTGGCGGCCCGGAGCTCTCCGCCGTCACACTTGCCCGGTTTTTTGGGGTACACGTCTGGGTCCTTCCGGCGACTCTGACCCTGCTCCTGCTCCTCCATCTGTACCTGGTGATTCGGCATGGAATCAGCGCCGTGCCGGGGCGGAAGGAGTAG